Proteins found in one Primulina eburnea isolate SZY01 chromosome 16, ASM2296580v1, whole genome shotgun sequence genomic segment:
- the LOC140816076 gene encoding uncharacterized protein has protein sequence MGSDIRWQHLTMPKLAVKSRYQTEKSNAFLRRLSVLQGKNGLANSTMHFGLIALLFKTPIGMSPFKFLYGKSCHLHVELEHKAYWATKFLNFDAKATCDERVLHLNELDEFRLEAYENAKLYKEKTKRWHDQNIVHREFVVGQLVLLYNSRRKLMPGKLRSRWTGPYTITQVFPYGTVEITSATNGAFKVNGHRLKVYHGGAIPDEPTTVDLHDPN, from the coding sequence ATGGGGTCCGACATAAGGTGGCAACACCTTACCATGCCCAAACTAGCGGTCAAGTCGAGGTATCAAACAGAGAAATCAAACGCATTCTTGAGAAGACTGTCGGTACTTCAAGGAAAGAATGGTCTAGCAAACTCAACGATGCACTTTGGGCTTATCGCACTGCTTTTTAAAACCCCCATTGGCATGTCTccttttaaatttttgtatggGAAATCGTGTCACCTACATGTCGAACTCGAACATAAGGCTTATTGGGCCACTAAATTTCTGAATTTTGATGCTAAAGCCACATGTGACGAGAGAGTGCTGCATCTAAATGAATTGGATGAGTTTAGGTTGGAGGCCTACGAGAATGCCAAGCTTTACAAAGAGAAAACCAAACGCTGGCATGATCAAAACATCGTCCATCGAGAATTTGTGGTAGGACAACTGGTCCTGCTATATAATTCTCGTCGGAaactgatgccaggtaagtTGCGTTCACGGTGGACAGGACCATACActatcacacaagtttttcccTACGGAACCGTGGAGATCACCAGTGCAACAAATGGAGCTTTCAAAGTAAATGGGCACAGGCTGAAAGTTTATCATGGTGGTGCCATACCCGATGAGCCGACAACAGTGGATCTACATGATCCAAACTAA